A genomic window from Pyxidicoccus trucidator includes:
- a CDS encoding pyridoxal phosphate-dependent aminotransferase, which translates to MSDDVTIPAFRTVPRTGVIFVTAEASRRGYRSSDPDWCNLGQGQPETGELPGAPPRLGSVNIDVADMEYAPVAGLWEVREVIASLYNKLYRKGMPSQYSAENVCLSGGGRAALTRAAASLGSVNLGHFLPDYTAYEELLDVFKAFTAIPILLEGDRGYAFTADDLRREVQGRGLSALLFSNPCNPTGKLVQGDELARWVGVAREQECSLLIDEFYSHYIWTGRPGHLPVESAARYVEDVNRDPIVIFDGFTKNWRYPGWRMTWTLGPRQVIEAVSSAGSFLDGGGSRPLQRAAIPLLQEEAVVAETMAIHNAFREKRDKFHSRLERLGIRTDRAPDGTFYVWGNVSGLPAPLNDGMGFFRAALEQKIITVPGEFFDVNPGKRRARRPSRFRSYVRLSFGPSLEVLEKALSRLEAMVLHYTNSPQSAPPKT; encoded by the coding sequence GTGAGCGACGACGTCACGATTCCGGCCTTCCGCACCGTGCCCCGCACGGGCGTCATCTTCGTCACCGCCGAGGCGAGCCGCCGCGGCTACCGTTCCAGCGACCCCGACTGGTGCAACCTGGGCCAGGGGCAGCCGGAGACGGGAGAGCTGCCCGGCGCCCCGCCCCGCCTGGGCTCGGTGAATATCGACGTGGCGGACATGGAGTACGCCCCCGTCGCGGGCCTGTGGGAGGTGCGCGAGGTCATCGCGAGCCTCTACAACAAGCTCTACCGCAAGGGCATGCCGAGCCAGTACAGCGCGGAGAACGTGTGCCTGTCCGGCGGCGGACGCGCGGCCCTCACGCGCGCGGCGGCGAGCCTGGGCTCGGTCAACCTGGGCCACTTCCTGCCGGACTACACCGCCTACGAGGAGCTGCTGGACGTCTTCAAGGCGTTCACCGCCATCCCCATCCTCCTGGAGGGGGACCGCGGCTACGCCTTCACTGCGGATGACCTGCGGCGCGAGGTGCAGGGCCGCGGCCTGTCCGCGCTGCTCTTCTCCAACCCGTGCAACCCCACCGGCAAGCTGGTGCAGGGCGACGAGCTGGCGCGCTGGGTGGGCGTCGCCCGCGAGCAGGAGTGCTCGCTGCTCATCGACGAGTTCTACTCGCACTACATCTGGACGGGCCGTCCGGGTCACCTGCCGGTGGAGAGCGCCGCGCGGTACGTGGAGGACGTGAACAGGGACCCCATCGTCATCTTCGACGGCTTCACCAAGAACTGGCGCTACCCGGGCTGGCGCATGACGTGGACGCTGGGTCCCCGGCAGGTCATCGAGGCGGTGTCCAGCGCGGGCAGCTTCCTGGACGGCGGCGGCAGCAGGCCGTTGCAGCGCGCCGCCATTCCCCTGCTCCAGGAGGAGGCGGTGGTGGCGGAGACGATGGCCATCCACAACGCCTTCCGCGAGAAGCGGGACAAGTTCCACTCGCGGCTGGAGCGGCTGGGCATCCGCACGGACCGGGCGCCGGATGGGACGTTCTACGTCTGGGGCAACGTGTCCGGCCTGCCGGCGCCGCTCAACGACGGCATGGGCTTCTTCCGGGCGGCGCTGGAGCAGAAGATCATCACCGTGCCCGGCGAGTTCTTCGACGTGAACCCGGGCAAGCGCCGCGCGCGGAGGCCCTCGCGCTTCCGCAGCTACGTGCGCCTGTCCTTCGGCCCCTCGCTGGAGGTGCTGGAGAAGGCGCTGTCCCGGCTGGAGGCCATGGTGCTGCACTACACGAACTCGCCCCAGTCGGCTCCGCCGAAGACGTGA
- a CDS encoding SAM-dependent methyltransferase, with protein sequence MKRSTLILSLVVGATASAQDVTVRQSVQVPEPSAVAIQAPEVPYVPTPEEAVTGMLKLAEVKPGDVVYDLGSGDGRIVISAVREHGASRAVGVDINPERITEANENARRAKVEDQVEFRQGDLFDADISDATVVTLYLLPSVNERLKPKLLSELKPGTRIVSHGFDMGDWKPDKEIQEGGRTLYLWVVPERGGASSAR encoded by the coding sequence ATGAAGCGGTCCACCCTCATCCTGTCGCTCGTGGTGGGTGCCACGGCATCCGCGCAGGACGTCACCGTCCGCCAGTCCGTCCAGGTGCCCGAGCCCTCCGCGGTGGCCATCCAGGCCCCCGAGGTGCCCTACGTCCCCACGCCGGAGGAGGCGGTGACGGGCATGCTGAAGCTGGCGGAGGTGAAGCCGGGTGACGTCGTCTATGACCTGGGCAGTGGAGATGGACGCATCGTCATCTCCGCCGTGAGGGAGCATGGGGCGTCGCGCGCGGTGGGCGTGGACATCAATCCCGAGCGCATCACCGAGGCCAATGAGAACGCCCGCCGCGCGAAGGTGGAGGACCAGGTGGAGTTCCGCCAGGGCGACCTCTTCGACGCGGACATCAGCGACGCCACCGTGGTGACGCTCTACCTGCTGCCCTCCGTCAACGAGCGCCTCAAGCCCAAGCTGCTGTCCGAATTGAAGCCGGGCACGCGCATCGTGTCCCACGGCTTCGACATGGGGGACTGGAAGCCGGACAAGGAAATCCAGGAGGGCGGCCGCACCCTGTACCTGTGGGTCGTCCCCGAGCGCGGAGGCGCCAGCTCCGCGCGCTGA
- a CDS encoding APC family permease, whose translation MREQQVVASGQRAAEAPAPLGGPAAPSPSLRIIDTVALTVGIVLGAGIFKAPSLVAAQTSSGGAMLLAWLLGGVASLVGALCYAELASAWPHPGGEYHYLHRALGRGPAFLFAWARLTVIPTGSIALLAFVFGDYASQLVPLGPYSTSVYAAAVVVGLTAVNIAGLRQGTRTQNLLTALEVLGVGAVIVAGLLLAPAPSVPAPVAAASSNASWGLAMVFVLLTYGGWNEVAYLSAEVKGTRRSLAWALLVSIGVVTALYLLVNLAYLRGLGHAGMAGSEAVAADLMKRALGTGGAVAISVLIAISALTSANATVLTGARTHYAFGCDSVLFNGLGRWHARANTPTRALLVQGAITLALVGLGTVTRQGFQTMVEYTAPVFWLFFLLTGVSLLVLRVREPGVHRPFRVPLYPLTPLLFIGLCAYVLYSSLAYTGPGALAGLAVLGTGAVLLAVELARTRRTPRGSQRLSPRLQRTKEAT comes from the coding sequence ATGCGGGAGCAGCAGGTAGTGGCGAGCGGACAGCGCGCAGCGGAAGCGCCTGCTCCCCTGGGAGGCCCGGCCGCTCCCTCGCCCTCGCTGCGCATCATCGACACGGTGGCGCTCACCGTCGGCATCGTCCTGGGCGCCGGCATCTTCAAGGCGCCGTCGCTGGTGGCGGCGCAGACGTCGAGCGGCGGCGCCATGCTGCTGGCGTGGCTGCTGGGCGGCGTCGCCTCGCTGGTGGGCGCGCTCTGCTACGCGGAGCTCGCCAGCGCGTGGCCGCATCCGGGCGGGGAATACCACTACCTCCACCGTGCACTCGGGCGGGGGCCGGCCTTCCTCTTCGCCTGGGCGAGGCTGACGGTGATTCCCACCGGCTCCATCGCGCTGCTGGCCTTCGTCTTCGGAGACTACGCCTCGCAGCTCGTCCCGCTCGGGCCGTACTCGACCTCCGTGTACGCGGCGGCGGTGGTGGTGGGGCTCACGGCGGTGAACATCGCCGGGCTGAGACAGGGCACGCGCACGCAGAACCTGCTCACCGCGCTGGAGGTGCTGGGCGTGGGAGCCGTCATCGTCGCGGGGCTGCTGCTCGCGCCCGCGCCCTCGGTGCCGGCGCCCGTGGCGGCTGCTTCCTCCAATGCGTCGTGGGGGCTGGCCATGGTCTTCGTCCTGCTCACCTATGGCGGGTGGAACGAGGTGGCCTACCTGTCAGCGGAGGTGAAGGGCACGCGGCGCAGCCTCGCGTGGGCGCTGCTGGTGAGCATCGGCGTGGTGACGGCGCTCTACCTGTTGGTCAACCTGGCGTACCTGCGGGGCCTGGGACACGCGGGGATGGCGGGCTCGGAGGCGGTGGCCGCGGACCTGATGAAGCGGGCATTGGGCACGGGGGGCGCGGTGGCCATCAGCGTGCTCATCGCCATCTCCGCGCTCACCTCCGCCAACGCCACGGTGCTCACCGGCGCCCGCACCCACTATGCCTTTGGCTGCGACAGCGTGCTGTTCAACGGGCTGGGCCGCTGGCACGCGCGGGCCAACACGCCCACCCGCGCGCTGCTCGTGCAGGGCGCCATCACCCTGGCGCTGGTGGGGCTGGGCACGGTGACGCGCCAGGGCTTCCAGACGATGGTGGAGTACACCGCGCCCGTGTTCTGGCTCTTCTTCCTGCTGACGGGCGTGTCGCTCCTGGTGCTGCGCGTGCGCGAGCCGGGCGTGCACCGGCCCTTCCGCGTGCCGCTGTATCCGCTCACGCCGCTGCTCTTCATCGGGCTCTGCGCGTACGTCCTCTATTCGAGCCTGGCCTACACCGGGCCCGGCGCGCTGGCGGGGCTGGCCGTGCTGGGCACCGGCGCCGTGCTGCTCGCCGTGGAGCTGGCCCGCACCCGCCGCACGCCGCGTGGCAGCCAGCGGCTCTCCCCCAGGCTGCAACGAACCAAGGAGGCCACATGA
- a CDS encoding MFS transporter: MRLPPPRLLLLSMLYLVQGMPYGFQTTALPVFLRTREVPLMAIGFVGALALPWALKALWAPLVDRYGSARLGRRRSWILPMQLGLAASAVVAAFAASRESLSLLLGMVLLMNLFAATQDIAVDGFAVDTLRPTELGLGNTAQVVGYKLGMMVAGGGIMAWTGNRIGWPGMLLAMAALSLAAFAVMLFVREPPPRDTSPTEPSSQLSWAEVFGRLKQALLLPGTVWLLLFIGTYKLGESMSDVLYKPFLVDSGIPPERILLWVSTWGTLASLLGSAAGGLLAARLPLLGAVGLTAALRVVPLVGRWLLATTGVTDSAVIGITLAEEFFGGALTVAMFAFMMSRVDRRIGATHYTLLASLEVWGKAPAGPLAAWLADPKYGLGLGYARVFLLGTVLSVAFLALLLPMRRQRRAETSAQAAT, from the coding sequence ATGAGACTTCCGCCGCCCCGGCTGCTGCTGCTGAGCATGCTCTATCTCGTGCAGGGCATGCCCTACGGCTTCCAGACGACCGCGCTGCCCGTGTTCCTGCGCACCCGCGAGGTGCCGCTCATGGCCATCGGGTTCGTCGGGGCGCTGGCGCTGCCGTGGGCACTCAAGGCCCTGTGGGCCCCGCTGGTGGACCGGTATGGCTCGGCCCGCCTCGGTCGGCGCAGGTCGTGGATCCTCCCCATGCAGCTGGGGCTGGCGGCGAGCGCCGTCGTCGCCGCCTTCGCGGCCTCCCGCGAGTCCCTGTCCCTGCTGCTCGGGATGGTGTTGCTGATGAACCTCTTCGCCGCCACGCAGGACATCGCGGTGGACGGCTTCGCCGTGGACACGCTGCGGCCGACCGAGCTGGGCCTGGGCAACACCGCGCAGGTGGTGGGCTACAAGCTTGGGATGATGGTTGCCGGAGGCGGAATCATGGCGTGGACCGGCAACCGCATCGGCTGGCCGGGCATGCTGCTCGCCATGGCGGCGCTGAGCCTGGCCGCGTTCGCGGTGATGCTCTTCGTGCGTGAGCCTCCACCTCGGGACACCTCCCCGACCGAGCCGTCCTCGCAGCTGAGCTGGGCGGAGGTCTTCGGGCGGCTCAAGCAGGCCCTGCTGCTCCCGGGCACCGTGTGGCTGCTGCTCTTCATCGGCACGTACAAGCTGGGCGAGAGCATGTCGGACGTGCTCTACAAGCCGTTCCTCGTCGACTCCGGCATTCCCCCCGAGCGCATCCTCCTGTGGGTCAGCACGTGGGGCACGCTGGCCTCGCTCCTCGGCTCCGCGGCGGGAGGACTGCTGGCGGCCCGACTGCCACTGCTCGGCGCGGTGGGCCTCACCGCCGCGCTGCGGGTGGTGCCGCTGGTGGGGCGGTGGCTGCTCGCGACGACTGGTGTCACCGACTCCGCCGTCATCGGCATCACCCTGGCCGAGGAGTTCTTCGGCGGCGCGCTCACCGTGGCCATGTTCGCCTTCATGATGTCGCGCGTGGACCGCCGCATCGGCGCCACGCACTACACCCTGCTGGCCAGCCTGGAGGTCTGGGGCAAGGCGCCCGCGGGGCCGCTCGCGGCCTGGCTCGCGGACCCGAAGTACGGCCTGGGCCTGGGCTACGCGCGCGTCTTCCTGCTCGGCACCGTCCTGTCCGTGGCCTTCCTCGCACTGCTGCTGCCGATGCGACGCCAACGCCGCGCCGAGACCTCGGCCCAGGCCGCGACCTGA
- a CDS encoding zinc-dependent alcohol dehydrogenase, which produces MRALTYQGPYRVKVENKPDPRLEHPQDVILKVTRAAICGSDLHLLHGLVPDTRVGCTFGHEFTGEVVETGSEVSQLKKGDRVVVPFNISCGTCFYCQRGLTGNCENSNPASDVASGVFGYSHTTGGFDGGQAEYVRVPFADVGPMKIPDDMDDESVLFLSDIFPTGYQGAEMGEIKGGETVVVFGAGPVGLFAMKSAWLMGAGRVVAVDHVPERLAFAAHFAKVETVNFKEVDDVVLSLKEMFDGRGPDVCIDAVGMEAEGSRAHRVLGLGLKLEAGAPTVLTWCINAVRKGGNVSIVGVYGPPWNFIPIGTAMNKGLTLRMNQCNVRRYMPRLLEHIRSGRVDAKAIISHRFSLEQAPEAYHLFAQKRDGCIKCVLSPHGHA; this is translated from the coding sequence ATGCGCGCACTGACCTACCAGGGACCCTACCGGGTCAAAGTGGAGAACAAGCCGGACCCCCGCTTGGAGCACCCGCAGGACGTCATCCTCAAGGTGACTCGCGCGGCCATCTGCGGTTCGGACCTGCACCTCTTGCACGGGCTCGTCCCGGACACGCGGGTGGGCTGTACCTTCGGCCACGAGTTCACCGGCGAGGTGGTGGAGACGGGCAGCGAGGTGTCACAGCTCAAGAAGGGCGACCGGGTGGTGGTGCCCTTCAACATCTCCTGCGGCACCTGCTTCTATTGCCAGCGCGGCCTCACGGGGAACTGTGAGAACAGCAACCCGGCCAGCGACGTGGCCAGCGGCGTGTTCGGCTACTCGCACACCACCGGCGGCTTCGACGGGGGACAGGCCGAGTACGTGCGCGTGCCCTTCGCGGACGTGGGGCCCATGAAGATTCCGGACGACATGGACGACGAGTCCGTCCTCTTCCTCAGCGACATCTTCCCCACCGGCTACCAGGGCGCGGAGATGGGCGAAATCAAGGGCGGCGAGACGGTGGTGGTGTTCGGCGCCGGCCCGGTGGGCCTGTTCGCCATGAAGTCCGCGTGGCTGATGGGCGCGGGCCGCGTGGTGGCGGTGGACCACGTGCCGGAGCGCCTGGCCTTCGCCGCGCACTTCGCGAAGGTGGAGACGGTGAACTTCAAGGAGGTGGACGACGTCGTGCTCTCCCTCAAGGAGATGTTCGACGGCCGCGGCCCGGACGTCTGCATCGACGCGGTGGGCATGGAGGCGGAGGGCTCGCGGGCGCACCGCGTGCTGGGCCTGGGCCTGAAGCTGGAGGCCGGCGCGCCCACGGTGCTCACCTGGTGCATCAACGCCGTGCGCAAGGGTGGCAACGTCTCCATCGTCGGCGTGTATGGCCCGCCGTGGAACTTCATCCCCATCGGCACGGCGATGAACAAGGGGCTCACGCTGCGGATGAACCAGTGCAACGTGCGCCGCTACATGCCGCGCCTGCTGGAGCACATCCGCAGCGGTCGCGTGGATGCCAAGGCCATCATCTCCCACCGCTTCTCGCTGGAGCAGGCGCCGGAGGCGTACCACCTGTTCGCGCAGAAGCGGGACGGGTGCATCAAGTGCGTCCTCAGCCCCCACGGCCACGCATGA
- a CDS encoding DNA-3-methyladenine glycosylase family protein, with amino-acid sequence MPRPAPVAPRLPEDFTPAVRRALVRADPVLGSLMKRVGPFRLELSPLHSPFAALARSIVYQQLHGRAAATIFGRVCERVGQGRRFTPQALMAVPDAELRAAGLSANKLAAMRDLALKTLEGTVPPLARVRRMDDAALIEHFTQVRGIGQWTVEMLLIFRLGRPDVLPVDDYGVRKGFMLAYGLKDMPSPKELLAHGERWRPWRTVASWYLWRATELPPESFKP; translated from the coding sequence ATGCCCCGTCCCGCCCCTGTCGCCCCGCGCCTTCCCGAAGACTTCACCCCCGCGGTCCGCCGTGCCCTGGTGCGGGCGGACCCGGTGCTGGGCTCGCTGATGAAGCGGGTGGGCCCCTTCCGGCTCGAGCTCAGCCCGCTGCACAGCCCCTTCGCGGCGCTGGCGCGCTCCATCGTCTACCAGCAGCTCCATGGCCGCGCGGCCGCCACCATCTTCGGGCGCGTGTGCGAGCGCGTGGGGCAGGGGCGGCGCTTCACGCCCCAGGCGCTGATGGCCGTGCCGGACGCGGAGCTGCGCGCGGCGGGCCTGTCCGCCAACAAGCTGGCCGCGATGCGGGACCTGGCGCTCAAGACGCTGGAGGGCACGGTGCCGCCGCTGGCGCGCGTGCGGCGCATGGACGACGCGGCCCTCATCGAGCACTTCACGCAGGTGCGCGGCATCGGTCAGTGGACGGTGGAGATGCTGCTCATCTTCCGGCTCGGCCGGCCGGACGTGCTGCCGGTGGACGACTATGGCGTGCGCAAGGGCTTCATGCTCGCCTATGGCCTGAAGGACATGCCCAGTCCGAAGGAGCTGCTGGCGCACGGTGAGCGCTGGCGGCCCTGGCGCACGGTGGCCAGCTGGTACCTGTGGCGCGCCACGGAGCTGCCGCCGGAGTCCTTCAAGCCCTGA
- a CDS encoding hemerythrin domain-containing protein, translating to MNALDLLKQQHDEVKKLFKQYGKLADHADEKRQELFEAIADRLSAHASIEEQYFYPAAKAEDTEDLLREATEEHLSAKRIMADLLDMEASDEEFDAKMQVLQEQIEHHVEEEEGDLFKKVRKLLSKEQLEDLGVQMQQEFEELMENEPRAQVSAQTDHAAPI from the coding sequence ATGAACGCACTCGACCTCTTGAAGCAGCAGCACGACGAGGTGAAGAAGCTCTTCAAGCAGTACGGAAAGCTCGCCGATCACGCCGACGAGAAGCGGCAGGAGCTGTTCGAGGCCATCGCCGACCGGCTCAGCGCGCACGCCTCCATCGAGGAGCAGTACTTCTATCCGGCGGCCAAGGCCGAGGACACCGAGGACCTGCTGCGCGAGGCCACCGAGGAGCACCTCTCCGCCAAGCGCATCATGGCCGACCTGCTGGACATGGAGGCCTCCGACGAGGAGTTCGACGCGAAGATGCAGGTGCTCCAGGAGCAGATAGAGCACCACGTGGAGGAGGAGGAGGGCGACCTCTTCAAGAAGGTCCGCAAGCTTCTCTCCAAGGAGCAGCTCGAGGACCTGGGCGTCCAGATGCAGCAGGAGTTCGAGGAGCTGATGGAGAACGAGCCGCGCGCCCAGGTCTCCGCCCAGACGGACCACGCCGCGCCCATCTGA
- a CDS encoding ATP-binding protein, whose product MASPVPLPTAPMPDAGARLALAEQLLACDAARPCAEAVVEWLARHTRASAVACLVREEPGDRLRCLSARGVSDAQRAMLEAASEGATHPLAEVLSHAAPRFFPASRALLPAVAGGGDIAVPLGRPGVPAVGLLLLSVSEPALPSEVAWVAAHVGSTLARLVPAVSSGRREVSGGALLRRIIDAVADPVLLTDLEGRPRIANARAEALLVAGAESSEGRRRAVELNQRVFSTALASASSGGASGTRRREVPLVDPAEGMDLLFELISTPVHEPDGHEAMVSVLRNVTDLGRATQALGESYRRLRATEREARSERHRLDRVLDSVADPIILSDPSGGTVMMNDPAEKLFAIPLDGGKAAQRRVRSNDATFSSFLVNLVDGGGSLRWRGQLSLADPATGATIPVEAVASKVLGDTGELTGIVTLFHDRTEALEKARLLERVKEVSTQLEARVQIATAELAEQNEKLRRQAIQLEQASAAKSQFLANMSHEFRTPLNAILGYTNMLLQGVSGELSPAQKRNLTRIDSNGRHLLEVINEILDITRIEAGRMPLHLSDFGIPELLQEVVAELDPIIARSKLAVSTQLGARVPAVHSDRQKVKQIVLNLLSNALKFTHEGSVTVMAEYVAATSTLAISVQDTGIGIDPAYQEKIFEDFQQVDSSPTRAYGGTGLGLSICRRLATMLGGRVSLQSAPGQGSTFTLHFPRRARRA is encoded by the coding sequence TTGGCCTCCCCTGTACCGCTGCCCACCGCACCCATGCCCGACGCCGGGGCGCGCCTCGCCCTGGCGGAGCAGCTGCTCGCCTGTGACGCGGCCCGTCCTTGCGCCGAGGCCGTGGTGGAGTGGCTTGCCCGGCACACGCGGGCCAGCGCCGTCGCCTGCCTGGTGCGCGAGGAGCCCGGGGACCGGCTGCGGTGCCTCTCGGCCCGGGGCGTCTCCGACGCGCAGCGCGCCATGCTGGAAGCGGCGTCCGAGGGCGCAACCCATCCGCTGGCGGAGGTGCTGTCCCACGCGGCGCCGCGCTTCTTCCCTGCCTCGCGCGCCCTGCTTCCGGCCGTGGCCGGCGGAGGCGACATCGCGGTGCCACTCGGCCGTCCGGGCGTCCCCGCGGTGGGGCTGCTGCTGCTGTCCGTGAGCGAGCCGGCGCTCCCGTCCGAGGTGGCGTGGGTGGCCGCGCACGTGGGGTCCACGCTCGCGCGCCTGGTGCCCGCCGTGTCCTCGGGGCGGCGCGAGGTGTCGGGCGGAGCGCTGCTCCGCCGCATCATCGACGCGGTGGCGGACCCGGTGCTGCTGACGGACCTGGAGGGACGGCCGCGCATCGCCAACGCCCGCGCGGAGGCGCTGCTGGTGGCCGGCGCCGAGTCAAGCGAGGGACGCCGCCGCGCGGTGGAGCTGAACCAGCGGGTGTTCTCCACCGCGCTGGCCAGCGCGAGCAGCGGAGGCGCGTCGGGGACACGCCGGCGCGAGGTGCCGCTGGTGGACCCGGCGGAGGGCATGGACCTGCTCTTCGAGCTCATCAGCACGCCGGTCCACGAGCCGGACGGCCACGAGGCCATGGTGAGCGTGCTGCGCAACGTGACGGACCTGGGCCGCGCCACCCAGGCACTGGGAGAGAGCTACCGCCGCCTGCGGGCCACCGAGCGCGAGGCGCGCAGCGAGCGCCACCGGCTGGACCGGGTGCTGGACTCGGTGGCGGACCCCATCATCCTGTCGGACCCGTCCGGCGGCACGGTGATGATGAACGACCCGGCGGAGAAGCTCTTCGCCATTCCCCTGGACGGGGGCAAGGCCGCGCAGCGCCGCGTGCGCTCCAACGACGCCACCTTCTCCTCGTTCCTCGTCAACCTGGTGGACGGCGGGGGCAGCCTGCGCTGGCGCGGCCAGCTCAGCCTGGCGGACCCGGCCACCGGCGCCACCATCCCCGTGGAGGCGGTGGCCAGCAAGGTGCTGGGGGACACCGGCGAGCTGACGGGCATCGTCACGCTGTTCCATGACCGCACCGAGGCGCTGGAGAAGGCGCGCCTGCTGGAGCGGGTGAAGGAGGTCTCCACCCAACTGGAGGCGCGGGTGCAGATTGCCACCGCGGAGCTGGCCGAGCAGAACGAGAAGCTGCGCCGGCAGGCGATACAGCTGGAGCAGGCAAGCGCGGCCAAGTCGCAGTTCCTGGCCAACATGTCCCACGAGTTCCGCACGCCGCTCAACGCCATCCTCGGCTACACCAACATGCTCCTGCAGGGCGTGTCCGGTGAGCTTTCGCCCGCGCAGAAGCGCAACCTCACCCGCATCGACTCCAACGGCAGGCACCTGCTGGAGGTCATCAACGAGATTCTCGACATCACCCGCATCGAAGCGGGGCGGATGCCGCTGCACCTGTCGGACTTCGGGATTCCGGAGCTGCTCCAGGAAGTCGTAGCGGAGCTGGACCCCATCATCGCCCGCAGCAAGCTGGCGGTGAGCACCCAGCTGGGCGCGCGGGTGCCCGCCGTGCACAGCGACCGGCAGAAGGTGAAGCAGATCGTCCTCAACCTCCTGTCCAACGCGCTGAAGTTCACCCACGAGGGCTCGGTGACGGTGATGGCGGAGTACGTCGCGGCCACGTCCACGCTCGCCATCTCCGTGCAGGACACGGGGATTGGCATCGACCCGGCGTACCAGGAAAAAATCTTCGAGGACTTCCAGCAGGTAGACAGTTCACCGACGCGGGCCTATGGAGGAACGGGCCTGGGGCTGTCCATCTGCCGTCGGCTGGCCACCATGCTCGGAGGGCGCGTCTCCCTCCAGAGCGCTCCCGGCCAGGGCTCGACGTTCACCCTGCACTTTCCACGACGCGCGAGGCGCGCATGA
- a CDS encoding response regulator encodes MTNPSPTLKPLVLVVDDYQDAREMYAEYLEFSGFRVAEAKNGQEALDKAFELRPDIILMDLSLPIIDGWEATRRLKNDDRTRTIPVVALTGHAMTGQSDEAKGAGCDSFVTKPCLPDALVDEVRRVLATRGGPQPG; translated from the coding sequence ATGACCAACCCCTCTCCGACTCTCAAGCCGCTCGTGCTGGTCGTCGACGACTACCAGGATGCCCGGGAGATGTACGCCGAGTACCTCGAGTTCTCCGGCTTCCGCGTGGCCGAGGCGAAGAACGGGCAGGAGGCGTTGGACAAGGCCTTCGAGCTGCGGCCGGACATCATCCTGATGGACCTGTCGCTGCCCATCATCGACGGCTGGGAGGCGACGCGGCGGCTGAAGAACGATGACCGCACGCGCACCATCCCCGTGGTGGCCCTCACCGGCCATGCGATGACGGGCCAGTCCGACGAGGCGAAGGGCGCGGGCTGCGACTCCTTCGTCACCAAGCCATGCCTCCCGGACGCGCTCGTGGACGAGGTCCGGCGCGTCCTCGCCACACGCGGAGGCCCCCAGCCAGGGTGA
- a CDS encoding GvpL/GvpF family gas vesicle protein, with product MTASLLSETKASAMAAPVAPEADLASPPSGQVSVEFPSEAFPVAARVPSETSRPPASAKPHLEAEGTPGAPSGSTEAAPARAPRVEVEDGPQYLYGVVRAAGNLDFGLIGLGAPPADVRAVREGDLAALVSTSPALVVDPTRSHLLVHQRVTEAILHEHTLLPVAFGTVLRSEAQVRALLRTAHGSLSSALAALEGKVELGLKVIYHREHLARRLELEDAQLSRHDGEPEADHERRLGAAVEVRAAQDMASLLEGLRPLAQASRTSPPVGDRMLLNAAFLVERQAVPAFEAKVKSLAARSDIYSFRFTGPWAPYSFVDVRLGLEPEPDTAA from the coding sequence GTGACGGCCTCGCTCCTCTCCGAGACGAAGGCGAGCGCCATGGCCGCCCCGGTGGCTCCGGAGGCGGACCTGGCGTCGCCGCCGTCCGGACAGGTGTCCGTGGAGTTCCCGAGCGAAGCGTTCCCCGTGGCGGCTCGCGTCCCGTCGGAGACGTCGCGTCCACCGGCCTCCGCGAAGCCGCACCTGGAGGCGGAGGGCACGCCGGGAGCGCCCTCCGGAAGCACGGAAGCCGCTCCGGCCCGCGCGCCCCGGGTGGAGGTCGAGGACGGCCCGCAGTACCTCTACGGCGTGGTGCGCGCGGCGGGAAACCTGGACTTCGGGCTCATTGGCCTGGGCGCGCCCCCGGCGGACGTGCGCGCGGTGCGCGAGGGAGACCTCGCGGCGCTGGTGTCCACCTCGCCGGCACTGGTGGTGGACCCGACACGGTCGCACCTGCTGGTCCACCAGCGCGTCACCGAGGCGATACTTCACGAGCACACGCTGCTGCCGGTGGCCTTCGGCACGGTGCTGCGCTCGGAGGCCCAGGTGCGGGCGCTGCTGCGCACGGCGCATGGCTCGCTGTCGAGCGCGCTCGCGGCGCTGGAGGGCAAGGTGGAGCTGGGGCTGAAGGTGATCTACCACCGCGAGCACCTGGCCCGGCGCCTGGAGCTGGAAGACGCGCAGCTGTCCCGCCACGACGGAGAGCCGGAGGCGGACCACGAGCGCCGCCTCGGCGCCGCTGTCGAGGTCCGCGCCGCGCAGGACATGGCCTCGCTGCTGGAGGGCCTGCGTCCGCTGGCCCAAGCCTCGCGAACCTCGCCGCCCGTGGGAGACAGGATGCTGCTCAACGCCGCCTTCCTGGTGGAGCGCCAGGCAGTGCCCGCCTTCGAGGCGAAGGTGAAGTCGCTGGCGGCGCGCTCGGACATCTACTCCTTCCGCTTCACCGGCCCGTGGGCGCCCTACAGCTTCGTGGACGTGCGCCTGGGGCTGGAGCCGGAGCCCGACACGGCGGCCTGA